The following are encoded in a window of Primulina eburnea isolate SZY01 chromosome 4, ASM2296580v1, whole genome shotgun sequence genomic DNA:
- the LOC140830820 gene encoding F-box/LRR-repeat protein At3g58900-like isoform X2 — MELITGACRLMRSFELQNSSEGQNVDGGDCKISHLPDCILHRILSYLPTKEVVATSILSKRWKHLWTEVTYFDFDDSVLYSSQTDFRHPLDVIRFMNFVERVLLVREKSDMKRFRLSCRVCFSESSVHEWISAALRHNVQELDLCLFVQEPFTLPWGVFDHSSLTSVRLEMNCTLQLPTCISFPYLIRLHLCLVTFPNDLLMQKLFSSCPFLEELAILDCEWINMKCISIAIPSLKSLILDDLPFCSVDDLRGCVIKIDAENLVFFKYSGYLSNEIHIYDLSSSALALINVPILCQWQREITSRTFKLFRGLKNVSSLRISSGTLESLFLADDVLDRLPTFENLTLLELRGEFGGHCIELLMEFLYHFPKLQFLHFCEGLGCCKDDCKMKLTPSHSLSNLKTVNYQNFYGTSTEIYFVKFLLKNAVTMMKMDVVWSKSYSEDPKDQLVIENQLHALPRGSRHCALVFT, encoded by the exons ATGGAGCTAATTACAG GGGCGTGCCGATTGATGCGAAGTTTTGAATTGCAAAATTCTTCTGAGGGGCAGAATGTTGATGGTGGGGACTGCAAAATTAGCCATTTGCCAGATTGCATTCTGCATCGCATTCTGTCATATCTTCCCACCAAAGAGGTTGTGGCAACATCTATTTTGTCTAAAAGATGGAAGCATTTATGGACTGAAGTCACTTATTTCGACTTTGATGATTCGGTGCTGTATTCTAGTCAAACAGATTTTCGGCACCCACTTGATGTCATTCGTTTTATGAACTTTGTTGAGAGGGTTCTTCTGGTAAGAGAAAAGTCCGATATGAAAAGATTCCGTCTCTCCTGTCGTGTTTGCTTTAGTGAATCTAGCGTCCATGAATGGATTTCGGCTGCTCTCAGACACAACGTTCAAGAGCTTGATCTTTGCCTTTTTGTCCAGGAGCCCTTTACGCTTCCCTGGGGTGTTTTTGATCATTCGTCCCTTACTTCTGTGAGATTAGAAATGAATTGTACACTCCAACTACCGACTTGTATTTCCTTTCCCTACCTCATAAGGTTACACCTTTGTCTTGTCACATTCCCAAATGATCTCTTGATGCAAAAACTATTCTCTAGTTGTCCTTTTCTAGAAGAGTTGGCTATATTAGATTGTGAATGGATCAATATGAAGTGTATATCGATTGCTATTCCTTCTTTGAAGAGCCTGATACTTGACGATTTGCCATTTTGTTCTGTTGATGATCTTCGTGGTTGTGTGATCAAGATTGATGCTGAAAATCTTGTATTCTTCAAGTACAGTGGTTATTTGTCAAATGAGATTCACATCTATGATCTTTCCTCCTCGGCCCTTGCGTTAATCAACGTCCCCATTCTATGTCAATGGCAGCGGGAAATCACATCTCGCACATTTAAACTGTTCAGAGGATTGAAAAATGTTAGTAGCTTGAGAATATCCAGTGGCACCCTTGAG TCTCTGTTTCTTGCAGATGATGTGCTAGATCGTCTACCAACGTTTGAAAACTTGACACTTCTGGAGTTGAGGGGAGAATTTGGTGGACATTGCATTGAACTATTAATGGAGTTTCTTTATCACTTTCCTAAGTTACAATTTCTTCACTTCTGTGAG GGACTTGGCTGCTGCAAAGATGATTGCAAGATGAAGCTGACACCCAGTCATAGCTTGTCTAATCTCAAGACTGTCAACTACCAGAATTTTTACGGGACTAGTACTGAAATATATTTTGTGAAGTTTTTACTGAAAAATGCAGTAACAATGATGAAAATGGATGTGGTTTGGTCTAAAAGTTACTCCGAGGACCCAAAAGATCAACTGGTGATTGAAAATCAGTTACATGCTCTTCCCAGAGGCTCCAGACACTGTGCACTTGTGTTCACATGA
- the LOC140830040 gene encoding uncharacterized protein, which produces MGTLAYRLDLPQSFSLIHNVFHVSMLRKYEPDPSHILNVEDVELDNSFSYVEHPVQIVDRKERQLRSKTIPLVLVQWSRHGIEESTWELEAKMRQEWPHLFENVMN; this is translated from the coding sequence ATGGGCACATTGGCTTATCGTTTGGATTTGCCGCAAAGTTTTTCTTTGatacataatgtgtttcatgtatctatgttgcGGAAGTATGAGCCAGATCCGTCTCATATCTTGAATGTCGAGGATGTGGAGTTAGATAATTCTTTTAGCTATGTTGAACATCCTGTGCAAATTGTGGACCGCAAGGAAAGACAGCTCAGGAGCAAGACGATTCCACTAGTTTTGGTACAGTGGAGTAGACATGGAATAGAAGAATCTACATGGGAATTAGAGGCAAAGATGCGACAAGAATGGCCTCATTTGTTTGAGAATGTAATGAATTAA
- the LOC140830039 gene encoding uncharacterized protein, with the protein MLTSLTISKVHEHLGTSGWTYQISGDYFIVSSIQVESQILSRIKAAQKTDPHIHRLKELSRTGQTEKFSVVSDGSLRFNGRFVVPNLIDLKEAILKEAHCSRHSIHPGIRKMYHTLRAHYWWEGMKKDISRFVAKWLTCQQVKAERMRPGGMLHSLEVPQ; encoded by the coding sequence ATGTTGACATCTTTGACTATCTCTAAAGTTCACGAGCACTTGGGAACTTCAGGATGGACTTATCAGATCAGTGGAGACTACTTTATAGTGTCATCTATTCAAGTCGAGTCACAGATTTTGTCCAGAATCAAAGCAGCACAGAAGACCGATCCGCATATTCATAGATTGAAAGAATTGTCTCGAACAGGTCAGACCGAAAAGTTTAGTGTTGTTTCAGATGGCAGTCTGCGCTTTAATGGTAGATTTGTGGTTCCAAATTTGATAGATCTGAAAGAAGCTATACTAAaggaagcacattgtagtcgacaCAGTATTCATCCAGGAATTCGAAAGATGTATCATACTTTGAGAGCTCATTATTGGTgggaaggtatgaagaaagatatttctCGTTTTGTGGCTAAATGGTTAACGTGTCAACAAgttaaagccgagagaatgaggCCTGGTGGAATGTTACATAGTCTTGAAGTGCCACAGTAA
- the LOC140830819 gene encoding tryptophan synthase beta chain 1-like: MASSSIAYPATARFSSHSRSPSILPFKFGKITPPCHSRYRSIVCMVAKPHTMAASVDLETLQRPDSFGRFGKFGGKYVPETLMHALTELEEAFKSLASDDGFQKELDGILRDYVGRESPLYFAERLSEHYKRADGKGPHIYLKREDLNHTGAHKINNAVAQALLAKRLGKKRIIAETGAGQHGVATATVCARFGLQCVVYMGAQDMERQSLNVFRMRLLGAEVRAVHSGTATLKDATSEAIRDWVTNVESTHYILGSVAGPHPYPMMVRDFHAVIGKETRKQALEKWGGKPDVLVACVGGGSNAMGLFHEFVDDKEVRLIGVEAAGFGLDSGKHAATLSKGEVGVLHGAMSYLLQDDDGQIIEPHSISAGLDYPGVGPEHSFLKDLGRAEYYSITDEEALQAFKRLARLEGIIPALETSHALAYLEKLCPELPDGTKVVLNCSGRGDKDVHTVNKHLDV, encoded by the exons ATGGCCTCCTCTTCAATAGCGTACCCTGCGACTGCTCGCTTCTCCTCTCATTCCCGTTCACCTTCCATTTTACCCTTCAAATTCGGCAAAATTACACCTCCTTGCCACTCGCGTTACCGTTCCATAGTTTGTATGGTCGCGAAACCACATACAATGGCGGCGTCCGTTGATCTGGAGACTCTGCAGCGGCCCGACTCCTTCGGCCGGTTCGGAAAATTTGGCGGAAAGTACGTTCCGGAGACTCTAATGCACGCCCTCACGGAGCTCGAGGAGGCCTTCAAATCCCTTGCGTCGGATGACGGGTTTCAG AAAGAGCTAGATGGGATTTTGAGAGACTATGTTGGAAGAGAAAGCCCACTTTACTTTGCAGAGCGGCTTTCAGAGCACTATAAGCGTGCTGATGGAAAGGGGCCTCATATTTATCTTAAAAGGGAAGACCTTAATCACACTGGAGCTCACAAAATCAACAATGCGGTAGCACAAGCTTTGCTTGCCAAGCGTCTGGGCAAGAAGCGAATTATTGCTGAAACTGGAGCTGGTCAGCATGGTGTTGCCACAGCTACTGTTTGTGCTCGGTTTGGTCTACAATGTGTTGTTTACATGGGTGCTCAGGATATGGAGAGACAATCACTTAATGTCTTTAGAATGCGGCTTCTTGGTGCCGAG GTTAGAGCTGTCCACTCTGGGACTGCCACACTGAAGGATGCTACATCTGAAGCTATTAGGGACTGGGTGACTAACGTGGAATCAACCCATTACATACTCGGATCTGTTGCTGGGCCTCATCCGTATCCTATGATGGTAAGAGATTTTCATGCAGTGATTGGTAAAGAAACAAGGAAACAGGCATTGGAAAAATGGGGTGGTAAACCTGATGTGCTTGTTGCTTGTGTTGGTGGAGGTTCAAATGCTATGGGGCTTTTTCATGAATTTGTTGATGACAAAGAAGTGAGATTGATCGGAGTGGAGGCAGCAGGTTTTGGCTTAGACAGTGGTAAGCATGCTGCCACACTGAGTAAAGGAGAGGTTGGAGTTCTTCATGGAGCTATGAGCTACTTGTTGCAGGATGATGATGGGCAAATAATTGAGCCACATTCTATAAGTGCTGG TCTGGACTACCCTGGAGTTGGACCGGAGCACAGCTTTCTGAAAGATCTTGGACGGGCAGAGTACTACAGTATCACTGATGAGGAAGCTTTACAAG CCTTTAAGAGACTAGCTAGGCTGGAAGGCATTATACCTGCACTGGAGACATCCCACGCACTGGCTTATCTGGAGAAGCTATGCCCAGAACTTCCTGATGGAACTAAGGTTGTCCTCAACTGCAGTGGTAGAGGAGACAAGGATGTTCACACGGTCAATAAGCATTTGGACGTTTAA
- the LOC140830820 gene encoding F-box/LRR-repeat protein At3g58900-like isoform X1 — MELITEKGACRLMRSFELQNSSEGQNVDGGDCKISHLPDCILHRILSYLPTKEVVATSILSKRWKHLWTEVTYFDFDDSVLYSSQTDFRHPLDVIRFMNFVERVLLVREKSDMKRFRLSCRVCFSESSVHEWISAALRHNVQELDLCLFVQEPFTLPWGVFDHSSLTSVRLEMNCTLQLPTCISFPYLIRLHLCLVTFPNDLLMQKLFSSCPFLEELAILDCEWINMKCISIAIPSLKSLILDDLPFCSVDDLRGCVIKIDAENLVFFKYSGYLSNEIHIYDLSSSALALINVPILCQWQREITSRTFKLFRGLKNVSSLRISSGTLESLFLADDVLDRLPTFENLTLLELRGEFGGHCIELLMEFLYHFPKLQFLHFCEGLGCCKDDCKMKLTPSHSLSNLKTVNYQNFYGTSTEIYFVKFLLKNAVTMMKMDVVWSKSYSEDPKDQLVIENQLHALPRGSRHCALVFT; from the exons ATGGAGCTAATTACAG AAAAAGGGGCGTGCCGATTGATGCGAAGTTTTGAATTGCAAAATTCTTCTGAGGGGCAGAATGTTGATGGTGGGGACTGCAAAATTAGCCATTTGCCAGATTGCATTCTGCATCGCATTCTGTCATATCTTCCCACCAAAGAGGTTGTGGCAACATCTATTTTGTCTAAAAGATGGAAGCATTTATGGACTGAAGTCACTTATTTCGACTTTGATGATTCGGTGCTGTATTCTAGTCAAACAGATTTTCGGCACCCACTTGATGTCATTCGTTTTATGAACTTTGTTGAGAGGGTTCTTCTGGTAAGAGAAAAGTCCGATATGAAAAGATTCCGTCTCTCCTGTCGTGTTTGCTTTAGTGAATCTAGCGTCCATGAATGGATTTCGGCTGCTCTCAGACACAACGTTCAAGAGCTTGATCTTTGCCTTTTTGTCCAGGAGCCCTTTACGCTTCCCTGGGGTGTTTTTGATCATTCGTCCCTTACTTCTGTGAGATTAGAAATGAATTGTACACTCCAACTACCGACTTGTATTTCCTTTCCCTACCTCATAAGGTTACACCTTTGTCTTGTCACATTCCCAAATGATCTCTTGATGCAAAAACTATTCTCTAGTTGTCCTTTTCTAGAAGAGTTGGCTATATTAGATTGTGAATGGATCAATATGAAGTGTATATCGATTGCTATTCCTTCTTTGAAGAGCCTGATACTTGACGATTTGCCATTTTGTTCTGTTGATGATCTTCGTGGTTGTGTGATCAAGATTGATGCTGAAAATCTTGTATTCTTCAAGTACAGTGGTTATTTGTCAAATGAGATTCACATCTATGATCTTTCCTCCTCGGCCCTTGCGTTAATCAACGTCCCCATTCTATGTCAATGGCAGCGGGAAATCACATCTCGCACATTTAAACTGTTCAGAGGATTGAAAAATGTTAGTAGCTTGAGAATATCCAGTGGCACCCTTGAG TCTCTGTTTCTTGCAGATGATGTGCTAGATCGTCTACCAACGTTTGAAAACTTGACACTTCTGGAGTTGAGGGGAGAATTTGGTGGACATTGCATTGAACTATTAATGGAGTTTCTTTATCACTTTCCTAAGTTACAATTTCTTCACTTCTGTGAG GGACTTGGCTGCTGCAAAGATGATTGCAAGATGAAGCTGACACCCAGTCATAGCTTGTCTAATCTCAAGACTGTCAACTACCAGAATTTTTACGGGACTAGTACTGAAATATATTTTGTGAAGTTTTTACTGAAAAATGCAGTAACAATGATGAAAATGGATGTGGTTTGGTCTAAAAGTTACTCCGAGGACCCAAAAGATCAACTGGTGATTGAAAATCAGTTACATGCTCTTCCCAGAGGCTCCAGACACTGTGCACTTGTGTTCACATGA
- the LOC140830041 gene encoding uncharacterized protein, which translates to MLTSLTISKVHEHLGTSGWTYQISGDYFIVSSIQVESQILSRIKAAQKTDPHIHRLKELSRTGQTEKFSVVSDGSLRFNGRLVVPNLIDLKEAIRKEAHCSRHSIHPGIRKMYHTLRAHYWWEGMKKDISRFVAKCLTCQQVKAERMRPGGMLHSLEVPQWNWEHIAMDFVTHLPRSNRGYDAIWRVQIADMLGRCRRKTKPEFIQEMKDKVEMIRKRMKAAQDRQASYANKRRRPLEFQVGDYVFLKVSPFRGTMRFGHKGKLAPRFIGLYMIVERIGILAYHLDLPQSLSLIHNVFHVSMLRKYEPDPSHILNVEDVELDNSLSYVEHPVQIVDRKERQLRSKTIPLVLVQWSRHGREESTWELEAKMRQEWPHLFENVMNYAMYSEFPMYYQM; encoded by the exons ATGTTGACATCTTTGACTATCTCTAAAGTTCACGAGCACTTGGGAACTTCAGGATGGACTTATCAGATCAGTGGAGACTACTTTATAGTGTCATCTATTCAAGTCGAGTCACAGATTTTGTCCAGAATCAAAGCAGCACAGAAGACCGATCCGCATATTCATAGATTGAAAGAATTGTCTCGAACAGGTCAGACCGAAAAGTTTAGTGTTGTTTCAGATGGCAGTCTGCGCTTTAATGGTAGACTTGTGGTTCCAAATTTGATAGATCTGAAAGAAGCTATACGAAaggaagcacattgtagtcgacaCAGTATTCATCCAGGAATTCGAAAGATGTATCATACTTTGAGAGCTCATTATTGGTgggaaggtatgaagaaagatatttctCGTTTTGTGGCTAAATGTTTAACTTGTCAACAAgttaaagccgagagaatgaggCCTGGTGGAATGTTACATAGTCTTGAAGTGCCACAGTGGAATTGGGAGcacattgctatggattttgtgactcatttgccTCGTTCTAATCGTggttatgatgcgatttgg AGAGTGCAGATCGCCGATATGTTGGGAAGATGTAGGAGAAAGACAAAACCAGAATTTATTCAAGAAATGAAAGATAAAGTTGAAATGATCAGAAAAAGAATGAAAGCAGCCCAGGATCGTCAAGCCAGTTATGCTAATAAAAGGCGTAGACCTTTAGAGTTCCAAGTGGGCGATTATGTTTTCTTGAAAGTGTCACCTTTCCGAGGTACCATGAGATTTGGACATAAAGGGAAGTTAGCTCCGCGTTTTATTGGTCTGTATATGATTGTTGAGAGGATTGGCATATTGGCTTATCATTTGGATTTGCCGCAAAGTTTGTCTTTGatacataatgtgtttcatgtatctatgttgcGGAAGTATGAGCCAGATCCGTCTCATATCTTGAATGTCGAGGATGTGGAGTTAGATAATTCTCTTAGCTATGTTGAACATCCTGTGCAAATTGTGGACCGCAAGGAAAGACAGCTTAGGAGCAAGACGATTCCACTAGTTTTGGTACAGTGGAGTAGACATGGAAGAGAAGAATCTACATGGGAATTAGAGGCAAAGATGCGACAAGAATGGCCTCATTTGTTTGAGAATGTAATGAATTACGCGATGTATTCTGAATTTCCTATGTATTATCAGATGTAA
- the LOC140829751 gene encoding uncharacterized protein: protein MPVGAPLYPSLLPYQPSQPYQQPKLQSFKAKGKQFKKQTRSSSSSSGSQRGSSVGSPGGVFCDRCGGKHFSTQCTGVQGSCNICGQVGHYARVCPNAERQQFQQPQFGQGFRGQATRPFVPTQSFQQSSYPQPRGPVQQRFPGPQQARVHALTQDQVQDAPGRVIAGHSRGFDASGGASASGTQ, encoded by the exons ATGCCAGTGGGGGCACCACTATACCCATCTTTACTGCCGTATCAGCCTTCGCAGCCTTATCAGCAACCAAAACTGCAAAGCTTTAAGGCCAAaggaaagcagttcaagaaaCAGACTCGtagcagttcttctagttccGGCAGTCAGCGTGGAAGCTCAGTTGGGTCCCCAGGTGGAGTATTTTGTGATCGTTGTGGTGGTAAGCATTTCAGTACTCAGTGTACGGGAGTTCAGGGATCTTGTAATATTTGTGGGCAAGTTGGACATTATGCTAGAGTATGTCCGAATGCAGAAAGACAACAATTTCAGCAACCTCAGTTTGGTCAAGGTTTTAGAGGACAAGCAACTAGGCCTTTTGTTCCGACTCAGTCTTTTCAGCAATCTAGTTATCCTCAGCCTAGAGGTCCGGTTCAGCAACGTTTCCCAGGGCCACAGCAGGCTCGAGTTCATGCCCTAACCCAGGATCAAGTTCAAGATGCACCGGGcagagttatcgcag gtcATTCCAGGGGttttgacgcgtctggtggagcgtcagcgAGTGGTACCCAGTAG